Proteins encoded in a region of the Ignavibacteriales bacterium genome:
- the pta gene encoding phosphate acetyltransferase: MKIQKEDALFYHSGGRRGKIEVTPTKPCLTSRDLSLAYTPGVAVPCMEINANVDDVYKYTAKGNLVAVLSNGTAVLGLGDIGPEAGKPVMEGKGVLFKRFADIDVFDIEVASKDPKEVIRLAELLEPTFGGINLEDIKAPECFEIEETLKKTMKIPVFHDDQHGTAIISCAALINAVEIAGKKLDKIRLIVNGAGAAAISCCKHYVRAGVKKENIYMFDSKGCITHDRTDLNKYKDGFAQKKGFASLKEAFKDADVFIGLSKGGVVDKEWVKTMAPNPIIFAMANPDPEISYEDATSVRKDLIMATGRSDYPNQVNNVLGFPFIFRGALDVRASTINDEMKMAATLALAKLAREKVPEMVMKAYGGEGFEFGQDYIIPKPFDPRVLWYVAPAVAKAAIETGVAKITKMDWAVYEEQLKERLGLSKEVIRVMIHKAQKNPKRVVYPEGEQENIIRAAQAVFSDSIAAPILIGNEKFIKSEIERIGFDVKDFTIMDPTNCEKCEEYAQAFFRKRQRKGATIWDSKSLIKDPNYFGSMMVAMGDADALISGYASSYPNTIRPALECVGVKEGFKIVSGMYIVVTKKDTYFFADCTVNVNPNSEQLAEIAISAADTVQHFEIKPKIALLSFSNFGSAPYPESNKVKEALRIIHERRPDLVVDGEMQADTAVVPEILDKTFPFSAIKGGANVLVFPNLDAGNIAYKLLARIGQATVIGPILMGMKKPVHVLQRDASVDDIINMTAIAVVEAAQAKK; the protein is encoded by the coding sequence ATGAAAATTCAAAAAGAGGATGCTCTATTTTATCATAGCGGCGGTCGCAGAGGTAAAATAGAAGTAACACCAACAAAACCATGTTTAACTTCGAGAGATTTGTCACTTGCATACACTCCCGGAGTGGCAGTGCCTTGCATGGAAATAAACGCCAACGTTGATGACGTTTATAAATATACTGCTAAAGGAAACCTTGTTGCAGTGCTTTCAAATGGTACGGCTGTATTAGGTTTGGGTGATATCGGACCCGAAGCAGGAAAACCGGTAATGGAAGGGAAGGGGGTTTTGTTTAAAAGATTTGCCGACATAGACGTTTTCGATATTGAAGTTGCTTCAAAAGATCCTAAAGAAGTAATTCGATTAGCTGAACTTTTAGAACCAACCTTCGGAGGAATAAACCTTGAAGATATAAAAGCTCCCGAGTGTTTTGAGATAGAAGAGACTTTGAAAAAGACAATGAAAATCCCTGTTTTCCATGACGATCAACATGGAACAGCAATTATCTCTTGTGCTGCTTTAATAAATGCAGTTGAAATAGCAGGGAAAAAATTGGATAAGATCAGACTGATTGTTAATGGCGCCGGTGCTGCAGCTATTTCTTGCTGCAAACATTATGTTCGTGCCGGTGTAAAGAAGGAAAACATTTATATGTTTGATTCTAAAGGCTGCATTACACATGATAGAACAGATCTTAATAAATATAAAGACGGCTTTGCCCAGAAAAAAGGATTTGCTTCTTTGAAAGAGGCATTCAAAGATGCCGATGTTTTTATTGGATTATCCAAAGGCGGGGTGGTTGATAAAGAATGGGTTAAAACAATGGCTCCAAACCCGATAATTTTTGCCATGGCCAATCCCGATCCTGAAATCAGCTACGAAGATGCAACTTCGGTGCGTAAAGATTTAATAATGGCAACAGGCAGAAGCGATTATCCCAATCAAGTTAATAATGTTTTAGGATTTCCATTTATATTTCGCGGTGCGCTTGATGTTAGAGCATCCACAATAAATGATGAAATGAAAATGGCGGCAACACTTGCGCTTGCAAAACTCGCTCGTGAAAAAGTTCCCGAGATGGTTATGAAAGCTTACGGTGGTGAAGGATTTGAGTTCGGACAAGATTACATTATTCCAAAGCCATTCGATCCACGAGTTCTATGGTATGTTGCACCTGCTGTTGCAAAAGCGGCAATCGAAACGGGTGTTGCAAAAATCACTAAGATGGATTGGGCAGTGTATGAAGAACAGTTGAAAGAACGTCTTGGGCTTTCGAAGGAAGTGATCAGAGTTATGATTCACAAAGCTCAGAAGAATCCAAAACGAGTTGTATATCCCGAAGGCGAACAAGAAAATATTATCCGCGCTGCACAGGCTGTTTTTTCTGATAGCATCGCTGCTCCTATTCTAATCGGTAATGAAAAATTCATTAAAAGTGAAATAGAAAGAATAGGGTTCGATGTTAAAGATTTTACAATTATGGATCCTACGAATTGTGAGAAGTGTGAAGAATATGCCCAAGCATTCTTCCGCAAAAGACAGCGAAAGGGCGCAACAATTTGGGATTCAAAATCTCTAATTAAAGATCCAAATTATTTCGGTTCGATGATGGTTGCCATGGGCGATGCTGATGCATTGATCAGCGGCTATGCTTCAAGTTATCCAAACACTATTCGTCCAGCTTTAGAATGTGTTGGTGTTAAAGAAGGATTTAAGATTGTATCAGGCATGTACATTGTTGTTACTAAAAAGGATACATATTTCTTCGCTGACTGTACAGTGAATGTTAATCCAAATTCCGAACAGCTTGCAGAGATTGCAATCTCTGCTGCTGATACAGTTCAGCATTTTGAAATAAAACCCAAAATCGCTCTTCTCTCGTTCAGTAATTTTGGCAGCGCACCTTACCCCGAATCTAATAAAGTTAAAGAAGCTTTACGCATCATTCACGAGAGGCGACCGGATTTAGTTGTTGATGGTGAAATGCAAGCCGACACTGCCGTGGTTCCTGAAATTCTTGATAAGACATTTCCATTTTCAGCTATTAAGGGTGGTGCAAATGTACTCGTATTTCCAAATCTTGATGCGGGAAACATAGCCTACAAATTGTTGGCAAGAATCGGGCAGGCTACTGTTATCGGTCCGATATTAATGGGAATGAAAAAACCGGTTCACGTTTTACAGCGTGATGCAAGTGTTGATGATATTATTAACATGACTGCCATTGCTGTTGTTGAAGCCGCTCAGGCGAAAAAGTAA
- a CDS encoding rhodanese-like domain-containing protein — protein MIKKFSQLDLKIRLIVIGVVLGAIAIFAGDPYGGTTIKINSEDLSYSTMNDADKIDPVELANWIIQGKSDFDLVDLRTSDRYSEYSLPESENIPLIQLPKSDLLRNQKIILISDDEVAASQGWFILKANDYKGVYILNGGINRWKDQVLFPKCPLNANDEEIANFKKMEEISKYFGGQAMMVSSDTETATTTTQIQLPTSNTKKSGTTTTSPKKKKREGC, from the coding sequence ATGATCAAAAAATTTTCGCAGCTTGATTTGAAAATCAGATTAATAGTAATTGGTGTGGTGCTTGGTGCCATCGCAATTTTTGCCGGTGATCCTTACGGAGGTACGACGATAAAAATTAATTCGGAAGATTTATCATATTCAACCATGAATGATGCGGATAAAATTGATCCGGTTGAGCTTGCAAATTGGATAATTCAAGGTAAATCTGATTTTGATTTGGTTGATTTACGCACTTCAGATCGGTATTCTGAATATTCATTGCCTGAATCAGAAAATATCCCTTTGATTCAGTTACCCAAATCTGATTTGCTCAGGAATCAAAAAATAATCCTTATTTCTGATGATGAAGTTGCCGCTTCGCAAGGATGGTTTATTCTGAAAGCCAATGATTATAAAGGAGTTTATATTCTGAACGGTGGTATTAACAGGTGGAAAGATCAAGTGCTGTTTCCTAAATGCCCGTTAAATGCAAACGATGAAGAAATTGCCAACTTTAAAAAGATGGAAGAGATAAGTAAATATTTCGGTGGACAGGCAATGATGGTTTCATCTGATACAGAGACTGCGACAACGACAACACAAATTCAGCTTCCAACATCGAATACTAAAAAATCAGGAACGACTACCACTTCTCCAAAGAAAAAAAAACGCGAAGGATGTTGA
- a CDS encoding YeeE/YedE family protein, which yields MNAPFFKFGFFNADVSLIIAFVIGIGFGFALERGGFGSARILAAQFYFGNMRVLKVMFTAIVTAMLGVYYLSVIGFVDLSLIYISETYLLPQVLGGLILGVGFVIGGYCPGTSVVSFATGKLDGLVYILGVMFGIFVFGEIFPYITEFYYSTNMGSLTLPQFFHLPYGLVVFFVVIMAIGAFMLAEWSEKKFAHRNPENKL from the coding sequence ATGAACGCACCATTTTTCAAATTTGGATTTTTTAATGCCGATGTCAGTTTAATTATTGCATTCGTGATTGGGATCGGTTTCGGCTTTGCTTTAGAACGGGGAGGTTTTGGCAGTGCAAGAATTCTCGCAGCACAATTTTATTTTGGTAATATGCGAGTTCTAAAAGTTATGTTTACTGCTATTGTTACCGCAATGCTCGGAGTTTATTATTTATCGGTTATCGGGTTCGTTGATCTTTCACTCATATATATCAGCGAAACGTATCTACTGCCGCAAGTGCTCGGCGGATTAATTCTCGGTGTCGGTTTTGTAATCGGTGGTTATTGCCCCGGGACTTCCGTAGTTTCATTTGCAACTGGCAAATTAGACGGCTTGGTGTACATACTTGGAGTTATGTTCGGCATTTTCGTTTTCGGCGAAATATTTCCATATATAACTGAATTTTATTATTCAACTAATATGGGCAGTTTAACGCTTCCTCAGTTTTTCCACCTACCTTATGGGTTGGTAGTATTTTTTGTAGTGATCATGGCTATTGGTGCTTTTATGCTTGCTGAATGGAGTGAGAAAAAATTTGCACACAGAAATCCGGAGAATAAATTATGA
- a CDS encoding YeeE/YedE family protein translates to MNTLVKKISGIFEKEEVHVEVKAQPYSNPYLTGIGLGLVLLAAFVIMGRGLGASGALSTVVTVGVDTIAPDHAKTSPFYNEYLGDGTTNPLKDWLVFELIGVLAGGFISGSLAGRVKKGIEKGVNITSRKRLFYAFVGGSLMGIGAKLARGCTSGQALSGGALLNLGSWAFMMMVFAGGYAAAYFFRRQWI, encoded by the coding sequence ATGAATACACTCGTTAAAAAAATTTCCGGGATATTTGAAAAGGAGGAAGTACATGTTGAGGTTAAAGCTCAGCCATACTCTAATCCTTATCTTACCGGAATTGGTCTAGGATTAGTTTTGCTTGCGGCATTTGTGATAATGGGCAGGGGGCTTGGCGCCTCGGGAGCGTTATCAACAGTTGTTACTGTCGGAGTTGATACAATTGCGCCTGATCATGCAAAAACAAGTCCTTTTTATAATGAATATCTTGGTGATGGAACAACAAATCCATTAAAAGATTGGCTGGTCTTTGAACTAATCGGAGTTCTCGCAGGCGGATTTATTTCCGGATCACTTGCTGGAAGAGTCAAGAAGGGAATCGAAAAGGGAGTAAACATTACCTCAAGGAAAAGATTGTTTTATGCTTTCGTCGGCGGAAGTTTAATGGGCATTGGAGCTAAGCTTGCACGCGGCTGTACAAGCGGTCAGGCTTTATCGGGCGGCGCATTACTCAACCTCGGCAGCTGGGCTTTTATGATGATGGTTTTTGCAGGCGGATATGCCGCAGCTTATTTTTTTAGGAGGCAATGGATATGA
- the nrfD gene encoding polysulfide reductase NrfD: MISQIIELSTTRHNPHVDPSMAMWEWQIPVYLFLGGMVAGMMIISGYFLFSGRHKESNCACFSIPFTSVVLLSAGMFALFLDLSHKLYVWRLYTTFELKSPMSWGAWILILVYPALIANILIRPSQWMIKLIPKLSDISQKISEHHILIRNIGILNMLFGMMLGAYTGVLLSTMVSRPLWNSSLLWVLFLVSGLSAAAAYVHLVAKNKAESELLAKADNGFLVIELFTFVMLFLGLLNSSKTHIDAVYLLIDGPFAPAFWVFVIGLGIVIPLIIQLLAVNHKIKHTPIAPIMVIAGGLILRFIIVSAGQYSHWFNAHLK; this comes from the coding sequence ATGATTTCACAAATTATAGAATTATCTACGACAAGACATAACCCGCATGTTGACCCTTCGATGGCGATGTGGGAATGGCAAATACCTGTTTATCTTTTTCTTGGCGGAATGGTCGCTGGTATGATGATCATCTCCGGATATTTTCTTTTCAGCGGACGGCACAAAGAAAGCAATTGTGCATGCTTCTCAATTCCATTTACAAGCGTTGTACTGCTAAGCGCAGGGATGTTCGCTCTGTTTTTGGATCTTTCACACAAGCTTTATGTTTGGAGATTATATACAACATTTGAACTAAAGTCCCCAATGTCCTGGGGTGCGTGGATATTGATTCTCGTTTATCCTGCATTGATCGCAAATATTTTAATTCGACCTTCCCAATGGATGATAAAATTAATTCCAAAACTTTCGGATATTTCACAAAAAATTTCTGAGCATCATATTTTAATTAGGAACATTGGAATATTGAACATGCTGTTCGGGATGATGCTCGGAGCTTATACAGGAGTTCTGCTTAGCACAATGGTTTCAAGACCGTTGTGGAATAGTTCACTATTGTGGGTGCTGTTTCTTGTTTCAGGTCTGTCTGCTGCGGCTGCTTATGTCCATCTCGTTGCAAAAAATAAAGCTGAATCAGAACTGCTTGCAAAAGCTGATAATGGATTTCTGGTGATAGAGCTTTTTACTTTTGTGATGCTTTTTTTAGGATTGCTTAATTCTTCAAAGACGCACATTGATGCTGTTTATCTTTTAATTGATGGACCATTTGCCCCAGCCTTTTGGGTTTTTGTAATTGGGCTTGGGATAGTAATCCCATTAATTATTCAACTTCTTGCTGTCAATCATAAAATTAAGCACACACCAATTGCCCCAATAATGGTAATTGCAGGCGGATTGATTCTTAGATTTATTATTGTTTCGGCTGGACAATACAGTCATTGGTTTAATGCACATTTAAAATAA